CCAGGAGGACAAGTGTAAACATGATCTTTTTCATCCGTATGTTTCTTTGAATTACTTTTTAGTTGGCAGAATAGGTTTTAAGTGATGCTGGTAGTAGATTCTTCTTCTATATGTAAATATTGTGCTGCCAGTTTTCTTCCCTCCAGGGTAGCTACGCCCAGAATGAAATGCTTTGTCAGTTGTTCCATTACTTCATGCATATCATATTGCATGACCGGATACTGTTCAGGATCGAATACGGTCTCCAGCTGTAGTTGGCGCATACGGCTGATGATATTCATATTCAGATCGCTTCTATACACCCCTTCCTCTATACCACGCTGTAAATTTTCTGTGATGCCCTGCAGTACACAATCCTTCTTAAACTCTTCGATTCGCCGCCAGATGGCCGGATGGTATTTCTGTATTTCGTACAGCATGACAGGGTTGATTGTTTTCCCCATCATCTCCATGTATTCCAGTTCCCTGATCAGCTCTTCAATTGCATCGGCGGAGTTTTGGCGAAAGTCCTGGAAATGCTCGATGTGACTATTCAGCACGAATTTCATTCCCTCCAGCACCAGGTCTTCTTTGTCTTCGAAATGCTCGTATACCGTTTTCTTGGATACGCCCGTTTCTTTCGATATGTCAAACATCGTAACGCTCTTGATGCCGTATAAGCGGAACATCTTTAGCGCCGTTTCCATGATCCTTTCTTTTACGCCCATGTTATCCTCATTGCTTTATGCCTTTAACGAATATCTCGGTTAGTAACCGCTGTCTGTCTATGATTTTTTCTACTTCTTCCGGATCTATTTCTAATTTAGGATTGAGGCAGTCCGAAACCGAAAAACGCAATCCCTCCATTGCCTGGCTATATAAGGCCGCTATCTCACTAATGTTGTCAATCTTAAAATCACCTGCTGCCACGCCTTTTTTCATAATGCGGGCCATCATAGCCAGTTCTCTTTCTTTCATAATAGTCATGGCACGGATGGTCTCAGCACTATTATCATTCAGGATCTTGAACATTTCCAGGCGGTAGTACCTGAGTACAAACTGGCGTTTAATTTCGAGGAGGTTCATCAGGATGCTGGCGGCAGGCAGATCTTTCTCTGCTTCCATTTCCTGCTCTGATATAAAGTACTCCCCGATCTTTTCGAGCACAGCAAAATGCAGGCTCTTTTTGTCGGAAAAATAATAATACAATGAAGCCTTTGAACAATGCAGGTCGTCCGCAATCTCATTCATGGTAGTCTTGGAAGCAGTGTAATTAGAGAATCTCTTTAACGCTGCATCCAGGATCTTATCCCGCATTTCATCCTTGGTTTCTGCGATCATTAACTTTTTGACTTTTTTAGTTTCGAAGTCAAAAGTAGAAAGTTTTACGCAAATAGCGAAGAAAAGTTATCCTTTAACAAAGGATTAACTTTTCGAACCAAAAAGTCAAAAAGTTATACTGCCCTTTTTTCAATTGTAAATCAATTATTTATATGTATCATAATCTCTAATCGGTAGGGGAAATTTTTTTATCAGGAGATTTTCAGGTTTAGCCGACACATTTCGTCTATACATCTCAAAAAATGGAATTCGTGCGCTTAGGGCATTCCTTTTGCCTTAACACAAGCAAATCGAATCTATATGAAAAAGTTCATGTTCCTCTTTGTAGCAGTGATTGGTTTCACTGTAATAAGTAAAGCCCAGGTAAATATTTCTATCAATATTGGCGCACAGCCGGCATGGGGTCCGACCGGTTATGACCACGTAGATTATTATTACTTACCAGACATTGATTGCTATTATGACGTGCCTAACAAGGTATATGTATATCCTGATGGTAATAATTGGGTAAGAGTGAGACAATTGCCTGCCCGGTACCGCAACGTTGATTTATACAATGCACATAAGGTGGTGATCAATGGAGACAACAGACCTTACCAGCATGCAGACAAATACCGTCAGGAATATGGTGGTTTCAAGGATAGACATGACCAGACCCCGATCCGTGACAGCAAGGAAGAAAAGTATTTCGAAAGCAAGGGCCATCCTCAGCATGCACAGTGGGAAAAGGATCATCAAACCCATAACAAGGGTGGAAAGAAAGGTGGAGATAACCGTAATGACAGGGATGACCGTCCAGGTCCGGACCGTCACTAAGACCGGCCTTTTATTCCCCTACGGGGGCTGATTTAAAAGGGTACCCCTCTCGCTCGGGTGGGTGATGGAAACGAAATGGTTTTTTAGGTAATTCTCAGCGCCTTCATTTTACCATTTAGTCGGCCACTTCTTAACCAAAAGTCTTTAAAAAAAGAAAAGCCGTCCCGCTAAGTGCAGGACGGCTTTCTTTTTTGTAATGCTTGCCATACAAAATATGATGCTGAAAACTTAGCTCAACTTTTCGAGCGCTGCTTTCAGGGTAGCCAGCATAGCCGGGATTTCTTCTTTTACGCAGGTACCTACGCTCAGGCGATACCATGGAGACTGCTTGCCTGCACCGAATGCATAGAAAGGAACCAGGCCCAGTTTCGCTTCGTTCAGCAGGTAAGAAGTAACAGCTGCCTGGTCTTCCAGTACGGTACCATCAGCAGTTTTCTTGCCTTTCAGATCGATTTTCAGGGTCAGGTAAATAGCGGCCTGAGGAGCAATTGCTTCTACAGAGTGACCTGCTTTTTTCAGTGCATCGAAGCCTTCGTAGATCTTCTCCAGTCTTTCTTCCACTTCCGCTTTGAAAGCTTTCAGGTAAGTGTTAACCTCATCTTTACGACGCAGGTAGCGGGCAGCAGCATTTTGTTCTGCCATAGGGCTCCACGCACCTACGTGAGACAGGATGGCTTTCATCTTGCCAATGACGTGTGCAGGACCCAGGGCCCAACCAACTCTTACACCGGTTGCAGCAAAAGCCTTACTCATACCATCGATGAAGATAGTGTAGTCTCTCAGTTCAGGACGCAGACCAACAGGGGTGTAGTGGTGAGTCTGACCGAAAGTCAATACCCAATACATCTGGTCGAAAAGAATGTACAGTGGTTTCTCATCAGCACCACGGCTCTTGTTTTCAGCAATTACCAGGTCGCAGATTTCTTCCAGCTGTTGCTTGCCAAAAGCAGTACCGGTTGGGTTCTGCGGAGAGCAGAGCGCCAGCAGGGTAGCACCTTTCAGCAGCGGTTTCAGTTCAGCTGCAGTTGGCATGAAATCGTTCTCCGGCTTGGTTTCCAGTACAACGTGTTCAGCCTCCAGGAAGTGAGTATAGTGATTATTGTTCCAGGACGGTGTAGCATAAACTACCTTCTCTCCCCGGTCCAGGATTGTTCTGAAAGTGGCATAAATGATAGGACGGCCTCCACAGGAGATCACGATCTCCTTGGTCGGATCGTAGGTTAGCTGCTCATGTTCGGCAATGAACTCACTTACCGCCTTTCTCAGTTCCAGGATACCATCTGCTGGTGGGTAGTTGGTTAATCCTTCCTTGTAGGCAGCAATAATCTCTTGCTCAAACTCAGCCGGAATAGGGAATACTTTAGGGTCAAAATCCCCAATCGTAAAATTGTAGATCTTCTCACCCTTGGCCTGCTTCTCCTTTATCTCACCGGCCAGCTTAATAATTTCAGACCCGATCA
This window of the Chitinophaga sancti genome carries:
- a CDS encoding TetR/AcrR family transcriptional regulator, with product METALKMFRLYGIKSVTMFDISKETGVSKKTVYEHFEDKEDLVLEGMKFVLNSHIEHFQDFRQNSADAIEELIRELEYMEMMGKTINPVMLYEIQKYHPAIWRRIEEFKKDCVLQGITENLQRGIEEGVYRSDLNMNIISRMRQLQLETVFDPEQYPVMQYDMHEVMEQLTKHFILGVATLEGRKLAAQYLHIEEESTTSIT
- a CDS encoding TetR/AcrR family transcriptional regulator produces the protein MIAETKDEMRDKILDAALKRFSNYTASKTTMNEIADDLHCSKASLYYYFSDKKSLHFAVLEKIGEYFISEQEMEAEKDLPAASILMNLLEIKRQFVLRYYRLEMFKILNDNSAETIRAMTIMKERELAMMARIMKKGVAAGDFKIDNISEIAALYSQAMEGLRFSVSDCLNPKLEIDPEEVEKIIDRQRLLTEIFVKGIKQ
- a CDS encoding pyridoxal phosphate-dependent aminotransferase, producing the protein MKLSHLAETLIGSEIIKLAGEIKEKQAKGEKIYNFTIGDFDPKVFPIPAEFEQEIIAAYKEGLTNYPPADGILELRKAVSEFIAEHEQLTYDPTKEIVISCGGRPIIYATFRTILDRGEKVVYATPSWNNNHYTHFLEAEHVVLETKPENDFMPTAAELKPLLKGATLLALCSPQNPTGTAFGKQQLEEICDLVIAENKSRGADEKPLYILFDQMYWVLTFGQTHHYTPVGLRPELRDYTIFIDGMSKAFAATGVRVGWALGPAHVIGKMKAILSHVGAWSPMAEQNAAARYLRRKDEVNTYLKAFKAEVEERLEKIYEGFDALKKAGHSVEAIAPQAAIYLTLKIDLKGKKTADGTVLEDQAAVTSYLLNEAKLGLVPFYAFGAGKQSPWYRLSVGTCVKEEIPAMLATLKAALEKLS